From a region of the Nonlabens dokdonensis DSW-6 genome:
- a CDS encoding Rossmann-like and DUF2520 domain-containing protein, whose amino-acid sequence MIKIIVIGTGNVGTHLCRAFEKAGSTSNVQLAAYHNRGQKKLPEIDAPLAKNLNHLPNADLILLAVPDDAIASVAEDLPAQETIIAHTSGSVAMQTLNKHKNHGVFYLPQSFSISRTPNFEEITICMESSNDFVNKTLEMVAVPLSRKRAQINSQQRKKLHLAAVYINNFVNHCYTKAGEIMEEAAIDHDLLDALMRETFDKAIDLSPKNAQTGPALRNDSKTIEKHLQMLEKEDRDMYRSITKSIQKTHGKKL is encoded by the coding sequence ATGATTAAGATAATTGTTATAGGAACCGGTAACGTAGGAACGCACCTTTGCAGGGCTTTTGAAAAAGCTGGTTCTACTTCTAATGTACAGCTTGCTGCCTATCACAATAGAGGACAAAAAAAGCTGCCAGAAATTGATGCCCCATTAGCAAAAAATCTAAACCATTTACCTAATGCAGACCTCATCCTATTAGCAGTTCCAGACGATGCAATTGCCTCTGTAGCAGAAGATTTACCAGCTCAAGAAACTATAATTGCGCATACTAGCGGTAGTGTAGCCATGCAAACTTTAAACAAACATAAAAACCACGGCGTTTTCTATCTACCACAAAGTTTTAGCATCTCTCGCACACCCAACTTTGAAGAAATAACGATATGTATGGAATCAAGTAACGATTTTGTAAATAAGACTTTAGAGATGGTGGCTGTTCCGCTTTCGCGAAAGCGTGCACAAATCAATTCTCAACAACGTAAAAAACTACATCTTGCCGCTGTTTACATCAATAATTTTGTAAACCATTGTTATACCAAAGCTGGGGAAATTATGGAGGAAGCAGCAATAGATCATGATTTGCTCGACGCTCTCATGAGAGAAACTTTTGATAAAGCAATAGATTTATCGCCTAAAAATGCCCAGACAGGTCCAGCGCTTAGAAACGACTCTAAAACAATAGAAAAGCATTTGCAAATGCTAGAGAAAGAAGATCGGGATATGTACCGATCGATAACCAAATCCATACAAAAAACACATGGCAAAAAGCTATAA
- a CDS encoding KdsC family phosphatase: MAKSYKELLHDITTFIFDVDGVLTDGRLLISESGELLRTMNAKDGYAMKTALQNGYHICIITGGTNEGVKGRLEGLGITDVFLNASDKMIQINDYVKKHQLKAENIVYMGDDMPDVPAVQFAGLGCCPQDAIPEIKAVSQYISHKKGGDACVRDIIEQVMKVQGKWKVLDGTIVKSS, from the coding sequence ATGGCAAAAAGCTATAAAGAATTACTTCACGACATTACCACTTTTATTTTTGACGTAGATGGCGTGCTAACCGACGGCCGATTACTCATTTCTGAAAGCGGCGAATTATTACGTACGATGAATGCAAAAGATGGCTATGCGATGAAAACCGCACTGCAGAATGGTTACCACATTTGTATCATCACCGGTGGTACTAATGAAGGTGTAAAAGGAAGACTTGAAGGACTAGGCATTACCGATGTTTTTCTTAATGCAAGCGACAAGATGATTCAGATAAATGATTATGTCAAGAAACATCAGCTTAAAGCAGAAAACATCGTTTATATGGGTGACGATATGCCCGACGTTCCTGCAGTGCAATTTGCTGGTTTAGGATGTTGTCCACAAGATGCTATTCCAGAAATTAAAGCAGTAAGTCAGTATATTTCTCATAAAAAAGGTGGTGATGCTTGTGTTAGAGACATTATTGAGCAAGTCATGAAAGTGCAAGGAAAATGGAAGGTGCTCGATGGTACCATTGTGAAATCGAGTTAG
- a CDS encoding geranylgeranylglycerol-phosphate geranylgeranyltransferase: MSTFFKIIRWPNVLLTILTQLVIVYGMLIPSGVDPSLNSWQLTLLIIATALLTASGNVINDIHDVEIDRINKPKKLLVTKSISEKNAYYLYIILTVIAVGAGFILSNSIGKPILSSVFIAVAFILYLYASSLKAILLVGNIIISLLVALVILITGIFELFPSITPETQTAFKFLLERLLEFAFMAFLINLAREWVKDCEDVNGDKAGGRNTIAILLGRSRAAKVISFFILAIVILLGWYVYEFIYRNEIATYYFIFLIIGPLAFVAIKLWTAASPKEYHLLSNILKLVLLFGILSMGIFRINYYFN; encoded by the coding sequence ATGAGTACCTTTTTTAAAATCATACGCTGGCCTAATGTTTTGCTTACCATTCTTACGCAACTGGTTATCGTTTATGGGATGTTAATTCCTTCAGGAGTTGACCCTTCATTGAACAGCTGGCAATTGACCCTATTAATTATTGCCACCGCACTACTCACCGCAAGTGGAAATGTCATCAATGATATTCATGATGTAGAAATAGATCGTATCAACAAGCCTAAAAAGCTACTGGTTACTAAAAGTATATCAGAAAAGAATGCTTATTATCTCTATATAATACTCACTGTAATTGCTGTAGGTGCTGGTTTTATATTATCAAACAGTATAGGGAAACCTATTTTATCTAGTGTTTTTATAGCTGTAGCATTTATCCTCTATTTATACGCGAGTTCGCTCAAAGCAATACTTTTGGTAGGGAACATAATTATCTCACTTCTGGTCGCACTGGTGATACTCATCACTGGAATATTTGAATTGTTTCCATCCATAACACCAGAAACTCAAACAGCTTTTAAATTTCTATTAGAACGTTTATTAGAATTTGCATTCATGGCTTTTTTGATCAATCTAGCTAGGGAATGGGTAAAAGATTGTGAAGATGTAAATGGTGATAAAGCAGGCGGCAGAAATACAATCGCAATCCTACTAGGACGATCAAGAGCAGCAAAAGTTATTTCTTTTTTTATTCTTGCTATTGTAATCTTACTGGGTTGGTACGTTTATGAATTCATATATAGAAATGAAATCGCTACCTATTACTTTATATTTCTTATTATAGGACCACTCGCCTTTGTAGCGATCAAACTATGGACGGCTGCATCTCCCAAAGAATATCACTTGCTATCTAACATTCTAAAACTAGTATTGTTATTTGGGATTCTATCTATGGGAATTTTCAGAATAAACTATTATTTCAATTAA